In Nocardioides sp. InS609-2, a single genomic region encodes these proteins:
- a CDS encoding S-(hydroxymethyl)mycothiol dehydrogenase, protein MQQVRGVIARAKGAPVEVVTINVPDPGPGEALVKVQACGVCHTDLHYREGGINDEFPFLLGHEAAGVVEAVGPDVTDVAPGDFVILNWRAVCGSCRACNRGEPWYCFSTHNATQKMTLAEGEGVGTELSPALGIGSFAEKTLVASGQCTKVDPSARAAAVGLLGCGVMAGLGAAINTGNVGRGSSVAVIGCGGVGAAAIAGSVLAGASKVIAVDIDDRKLEGARKMGATHTINSTDGDPVEAIQALTDGNGADVVIDAVGRPETWKQAFYARDLAGTVVLVGVPRPDMMLPDIPLIDVFGRGGALKSSWYGDCLPSRDFPMLVDLYQQGRLDLDAFVSEEIALDEVEAAFEKMHHGDVLRSVVIL, encoded by the coding sequence ATGCAGCAGGTCAGGGGAGTCATCGCCCGCGCCAAGGGCGCACCGGTCGAGGTCGTCACCATCAACGTCCCCGATCCCGGTCCGGGTGAGGCGCTGGTGAAGGTGCAGGCGTGCGGCGTCTGCCACACCGACCTGCACTACCGCGAGGGCGGCATCAACGACGAGTTTCCGTTCCTGCTGGGCCACGAGGCTGCCGGTGTCGTCGAGGCGGTCGGCCCCGATGTCACCGACGTCGCCCCGGGCGACTTCGTGATCCTCAACTGGCGCGCGGTCTGCGGCAGCTGCCGGGCCTGCAACCGCGGCGAGCCGTGGTATTGCTTCAGCACCCACAACGCGACCCAGAAGATGACGCTCGCTGAAGGAGAAGGAGTCGGCACGGAGCTGAGCCCCGCGCTCGGCATCGGGTCCTTCGCAGAGAAGACCCTGGTGGCGTCCGGCCAGTGCACCAAGGTCGACCCCTCGGCCCGCGCTGCTGCCGTCGGCCTCCTGGGCTGTGGCGTGATGGCCGGACTGGGCGCCGCCATCAACACCGGCAACGTCGGCCGCGGCAGCTCGGTCGCCGTCATCGGCTGCGGTGGTGTCGGGGCCGCGGCGATCGCCGGCTCCGTGCTCGCTGGAGCCAGCAAGGTCATCGCCGTCGACATCGACGACCGCAAGCTCGAGGGCGCGCGCAAGATGGGCGCGACGCACACGATCAACAGCACGGACGGCGACCCCGTCGAGGCCATCCAGGCACTCACCGACGGCAACGGCGCCGACGTCGTCATCGACGCGGTGGGCCGGCCCGAGACGTGGAAGCAGGCGTTCTACGCCCGCGACCTCGCCGGCACCGTCGTACTCGTCGGCGTCCCGAGGCCCGACATGATGCTGCCCGACATCCCGCTGATCGACGTGTTCGGCCGTGGTGGTGCGCTGAAGTCCAGCTGGTACGGCGACTGCCTGCCGTCGCGCGACTTCCCGATGCTCGTCGATCTCTACCAACAGGGGCGGCTCGACCTCGACGCCTTCGTGAGCGAGGAGATCGCCCTCGACGAGGTCGAAGCGGCCTTCGAGAAGATGCATCATGGAGACGTGCTCCGGTCGGTCGTGATCTTGTGA
- a CDS encoding SigE family RNA polymerase sigma factor, with amino-acid sequence MRTTATAGNETGIGVANRSRDADFASYLAAREQALLRTAYALTGNVHDAQDLVQNALAKLYLAWDSVRDRESLDGYVRRIMVNEHTSLWRRAWKRREHTSDDLPEQAVVDHLDDGDSARLWSFVQTLPRRQRAVVVLRYYEELSEAETADVLGVTVGTVKSQTSRALAALRERAPQSLREGER; translated from the coding sequence ATGCGCACCACCGCAACGGCCGGAAATGAAACGGGGATCGGCGTGGCCAATCGCTCGCGTGACGCCGACTTCGCGTCGTACCTCGCCGCCCGCGAGCAGGCGCTCCTGCGCACGGCGTACGCGCTGACCGGCAACGTCCACGACGCGCAGGATCTCGTGCAGAACGCCCTGGCCAAGCTCTACCTGGCGTGGGACAGCGTGCGCGATCGGGAGTCGCTCGACGGCTACGTACGCCGGATCATGGTCAACGAGCACACCTCGCTGTGGCGTCGCGCGTGGAAACGCCGCGAGCACACCAGCGACGACCTGCCCGAGCAAGCGGTCGTCGACCATCTCGACGACGGCGACTCCGCGCGGTTGTGGAGCTTCGTGCAGACCCTGCCGCGGCGCCAGCGCGCCGTCGTCGTGCTGCGCTACTACGAGGAGCTATCGGAGGCCGAGACGGCCGACGTGCTCGGCGTCACCGTCGGCACCGTCAAGTCCCAGACCAGTCGCGCCCTCGCGGCCCTCCGCGAACGCGCACCCCAGAGCCTCCGGGAGGGGGAGCGATGA
- the tsaD gene encoding tRNA (adenosine(37)-N6)-threonylcarbamoyltransferase complex transferase subunit TsaD: MRDVPLVLGIETSCDETGVGIVRGHTLLADAVASSVEEHARFGGVVPEVASRAHLEAMVPTIERACETAGISLHDIDAIAVTSGPGLAGALLVGVASAKALALGLGKPIYGVNHLAAHVAVDQLEHGPLPEPCLAMLVSGGHSSLLRVDDVTVGVDPLGATIDDAAGEAFDKVARLLGLPFPGGPHIDAAAASGNATYVDFPRGLSARKDLERHRFDFSFSGLKTSVARWVEAKQRAGEPININDVAASFQEAVCDVLTRKAVDAAVTHGIEDILIGGGVAANSRLRAMAEERAAARGIRVRVPRPGLCTDNGAMVAALGAELVSRGRAPSALDLPADSSQPITRVVA; encoded by the coding sequence ATGCGAGACGTTCCGTTGGTGCTGGGCATCGAGACCTCCTGTGACGAGACCGGCGTGGGCATCGTGCGCGGCCACACCCTCCTCGCGGACGCCGTGGCCAGCAGCGTCGAGGAGCACGCGCGCTTCGGGGGCGTGGTGCCCGAAGTCGCCAGCCGTGCCCACCTCGAGGCGATGGTGCCCACGATCGAGCGGGCCTGCGAGACCGCCGGCATCTCGCTGCACGACATCGACGCGATCGCGGTCACCAGCGGGCCAGGTCTCGCCGGGGCGCTGCTGGTCGGGGTCGCCAGCGCGAAGGCGCTGGCACTGGGGCTCGGGAAGCCGATCTACGGCGTCAACCACCTGGCTGCCCACGTGGCCGTCGACCAGCTCGAGCACGGCCCGCTGCCCGAGCCCTGCCTGGCGATGCTGGTCTCCGGCGGCCACTCGTCGCTGCTGCGGGTCGACGACGTGACGGTCGGCGTCGACCCCCTCGGCGCCACCATCGACGACGCGGCCGGCGAGGCCTTCGACAAGGTGGCGCGCTTGCTGGGGCTCCCCTTCCCGGGCGGTCCGCACATCGACGCCGCGGCCGCGAGCGGCAACGCGACGTACGTCGACTTCCCGCGCGGCCTGTCCGCGCGCAAGGACCTCGAGCGGCACCGTTTCGACTTCTCGTTCTCGGGTCTCAAGACCTCGGTGGCCCGTTGGGTCGAGGCCAAGCAGCGGGCGGGGGAGCCGATCAACATCAACGACGTCGCCGCGTCGTTCCAGGAAGCCGTCTGCGACGTGCTGACCCGCAAGGCCGTCGACGCCGCGGTCACCCACGGCATCGAGGACATCCTGATCGGCGGCGGGGTGGCCGCCAACAGCAGGCTGCGCGCGATGGCCGAGGAACGGGCAGCGGCCCGCGGCATCCGGGTGCGGGTGCCGCGTCCGGGTCTGTGCACCGACAACGGCGCCATGGTCGCCGCCCTCGGCGCGGAGCTAGTCAGCCGCGGACGGGCGCCGTCGGCCCTCGACCTGCCGGCCGACTCGTCACAGCCGATAACCAGAGTGGTCGCCTGA
- a CDS encoding GNAT family N-acetyltransferase, whose amino-acid sequence MREIDGDELRATSDERFVRWQMKPEALKRAWVSDGATVVEAVGERASLPPGRRVFTCLGDATSLVPLMHAVAAVVDAPQRLTLPVELADEAPWRHAESWQWRWMYADGPVPEPRVPVVEVTDAAEIDAVLDAGNPDAWARPGQPGVDWLGIRESGRLVAVGAVTRQPSGAGLLQAITVTAEARGRGYGRDVSAGLSRLAQSVPPGVATLGAYADNTAAVATYLSLGFVNPTTFRSGPVSPARG is encoded by the coding sequence GTGCGTGAGATCGACGGGGACGAGCTGAGGGCCACCAGTGACGAGCGGTTCGTGCGCTGGCAGATGAAGCCGGAGGCCCTCAAGCGGGCCTGGGTGAGCGACGGTGCCACCGTGGTCGAGGCCGTCGGGGAACGCGCGAGCCTCCCGCCCGGACGGCGGGTCTTCACCTGCCTCGGCGATGCCACGTCACTCGTTCCGTTGATGCACGCGGTGGCGGCGGTGGTCGACGCGCCCCAGCGACTCACCTTGCCGGTCGAGCTGGCCGACGAGGCGCCCTGGCGGCACGCCGAGTCGTGGCAATGGCGCTGGATGTACGCCGACGGGCCCGTGCCCGAGCCCCGGGTGCCCGTGGTCGAGGTGACCGACGCGGCGGAGATCGATGCCGTGCTCGATGCGGGCAACCCGGATGCCTGGGCGCGACCCGGGCAGCCCGGTGTGGACTGGTTGGGCATCCGCGAGTCCGGCCGGCTCGTCGCTGTCGGCGCGGTTACCCGGCAGCCGTCCGGCGCCGGCCTGTTGCAGGCGATCACCGTGACCGCGGAGGCACGTGGCCGGGGCTACGGCCGCGATGTCAGCGCGGGCCTCAGCCGGCTCGCGCAGTCGGTGCCGCCGGGCGTCGCCACGCTGGGCGCTTACGCCGACAACACCGCCGCCGTCGCGACGTACCTCTCGCTCGGGTTCGTGAACCCGACGACCTTCCGTTCGGGTCCGGTCAGCCCAGCGCGCGGCTGA
- a CDS encoding GNAT family N-acetyltransferase: protein MIREATPDDVPALLALERALFGADAWSEALIASALTSDHEHVWVSDDLTAYVVTMVAGDLADLLRIGVAPAHRRRGLAGELFAMATGHARSAGAVRMLLEVSEANEAALGLYAAEGFSRIDERPGYYGDGSDALVLSRALG from the coding sequence ATGATCCGGGAGGCCACCCCCGACGACGTCCCTGCACTGCTCGCACTAGAGCGCGCGCTGTTCGGCGCCGACGCCTGGAGCGAGGCGCTGATCGCCTCCGCCCTCACCTCCGACCATGAGCACGTGTGGGTGTCCGACGACCTCACGGCGTACGTCGTCACGATGGTCGCCGGCGACCTGGCCGACCTCCTGCGCATCGGCGTCGCCCCGGCGCACCGCCGCCGTGGTCTGGCCGGCGAGCTGTTCGCCATGGCCACCGGCCACGCCCGCTCGGCCGGCGCCGTACGCATGCTGCTCGAGGTGAGCGAGGCCAACGAGGCGGCGCTGGGCCTCTACGCCGCCGAGGGGTTCAGCCGCATCGACGAGCGCCCGGGCTACTACGGCGACGGGTCCGACGCGCTGGTGCTCAGCCGCGCGCTGGGCTGA
- the tsaB gene encoding tRNA (adenosine(37)-N6)-threonylcarbamoyltransferase complex dimerization subunit type 1 TsaB: MLLAFDTATPLVTVALHDGDVVIAERSGDRPMKHGEQLAPLIEAVMNDAGIVRQDLTAIAVGAGPGPFTGLRVGLVTARTLAYVLEIPVYAVCSLDVLAVEAADTGVVTTDFLVATDARRKEVYIASYDADGVRLAGPEVRKPVDVASEVPVVGEGALLYPDAFPHPVGPFRPSAGWLARVVNDERAELLDPDPLYLRRPDAVAGAPRKAVS; encoded by the coding sequence GTGCTGCTCGCCTTCGACACCGCCACCCCGCTGGTGACCGTCGCACTCCACGACGGTGACGTCGTGATCGCCGAGCGTTCGGGTGACCGGCCGATGAAGCACGGCGAGCAGCTGGCTCCTCTCATCGAGGCCGTGATGAACGACGCCGGCATCGTCCGGCAGGACCTCACCGCCATCGCGGTCGGCGCCGGGCCGGGGCCCTTCACCGGCCTCCGTGTCGGCCTGGTGACGGCCCGCACCCTTGCTTACGTGCTCGAGATCCCGGTCTACGCCGTCTGCTCGCTCGACGTGCTCGCCGTCGAGGCTGCCGACACCGGTGTGGTCACCACCGACTTCCTGGTGGCCACCGACGCCCGTCGCAAGGAGGTCTACATCGCCTCCTATGACGCCGACGGCGTGCGGCTCGCAGGCCCGGAGGTGCGCAAGCCCGTTGATGTCGCCAGCGAGGTGCCCGTGGTCGGCGAGGGTGCGCTGCTCTACCCCGACGCGTTCCCGCACCCCGTCGGCCCCTTCCGGCCGAGCGCCGGCTGGCTGGCGCGCGTGGTCAACGACGAGCGCGCCGAGCTGCTCGATCCCGACCCGCTCTACCTGCGTCGCCCGGACGCCGTCGCGGGCGCACCCCGAAAGGCGGTCTCATGA
- the tsaE gene encoding tRNA (adenosine(37)-N6)-threonylcarbamoyltransferase complex ATPase subunit type 1 TsaE, with product MSLQVRRVGADAAEIVHAVVHAAFVARPVLDPPADALSEDPEVFRAALASSRGLLAEIDGHPVGAGLLSPVGPTLYLRRVGVLPDLQDHGIAHALVAAAHEAGVGFTELAVVAREELPATIGFWESQGFTEVSRSTPYVELRRPLPTSYDVPDADAMRALGERLGGLLVPGDLVVLTGELGAGKTTFTQGLGTGLSVRGQVTSPTFVIARVHPSLVGGADLVHVDAYRLGGIDELDDLDLDTSLDDAVTVVEWGAAMAEVLADHRLDVEISRAVGAPIEADDIDPRVVTLIRR from the coding sequence GTGAGCCTTCAAGTCCGCCGCGTCGGAGCCGACGCCGCCGAGATCGTGCATGCCGTGGTGCATGCGGCCTTCGTCGCCCGCCCGGTGCTGGACCCGCCGGCAGACGCGCTGTCCGAGGACCCCGAGGTCTTCCGCGCGGCGCTCGCGTCATCCCGTGGCCTGCTCGCCGAGATCGACGGCCACCCCGTCGGCGCCGGCCTGCTCAGCCCGGTCGGGCCCACGCTCTACCTGCGCCGCGTCGGCGTGCTCCCCGACCTCCAGGACCACGGCATCGCCCACGCGCTGGTCGCTGCCGCGCACGAGGCCGGCGTCGGTTTCACCGAGCTGGCCGTGGTCGCTCGCGAGGAGCTGCCGGCCACGATCGGGTTCTGGGAGTCGCAAGGCTTCACGGAGGTCTCGCGCAGCACGCCGTACGTCGAGCTGCGGCGCCCGCTGCCCACGTCGTACGACGTCCCGGACGCCGACGCCATGCGCGCGCTCGGCGAGCGACTGGGCGGCCTGCTGGTGCCAGGCGACCTCGTCGTGCTGACCGGCGAGCTGGGTGCGGGCAAGACGACCTTCACCCAAGGCCTCGGCACCGGGCTCAGCGTGCGCGGCCAGGTCACGTCGCCCACGTTCGTCATCGCGCGGGTGCACCCGTCGCTGGTCGGCGGAGCCGACCTCGTGCACGTCGACGCCTACCGTCTCGGCGGCATCGACGAGCTCGACGACCTCGACCTGGACACGTCCCTCGACGACGCGGTGACGGTCGTCGAGTGGGGCGCCGCGATGGCCGAGGTGCTGGCCGACCACCGGCTCGACGTGGAGATCAGCCGGGCCGTAGGGGCACCGATCGAGGCCGACGACATCGATCCCCGTGTCGTCACCCTGATCCGTCGTTGA
- a CDS encoding alpha/beta hydrolase yields MSIRGKLLGAAAGAAGIAVAGSAVRVAHRHRIIAGRGAGEDTPFGSLRSAPLSVVADDGTDLYVEVDEVPVRGKRAASRSSDDQLTVVFVHGYALNMDCWHYQRAAYRGQVRSVFYDQRSHGRSARSPEDNCTIEQLGDDLLRVIEATAPGPVVVVGHSMGGMATISLAQHHPQLFGDKVVGVALISTTAGGLDSGRVLFPMLPLPLGLGGRVIGRAVSTLDRGHKVIDFLRSRGRDVAEVVTDDLAFGKDAPRDHVEFVLDMLDRTPFAVVADFWPAFASLDSFDHLGALARVPTSVISGTDDKIVRLSHSRKLHARIHGSSLLECEGAGHMVIIERPDEVDAELDDLLDAAAQQIAGRTA; encoded by the coding sequence GTGAGCATCAGGGGCAAGCTCCTCGGAGCCGCCGCCGGTGCGGCCGGCATTGCCGTCGCGGGCAGCGCCGTACGCGTGGCGCACCGGCACCGCATCATCGCCGGCCGGGGCGCGGGGGAGGACACCCCGTTCGGCTCGTTGCGCTCGGCGCCGCTCAGCGTGGTCGCCGACGACGGCACCGACCTCTACGTCGAAGTGGACGAGGTGCCGGTCCGTGGGAAGCGGGCGGCCAGCCGGTCCTCCGATGACCAGCTCACCGTCGTCTTCGTCCACGGCTACGCCCTCAACATGGACTGCTGGCACTACCAGCGCGCGGCCTACCGCGGCCAGGTGCGCAGCGTCTTCTACGACCAGCGCTCGCACGGCCGCTCGGCGCGCTCACCCGAGGACAACTGCACCATCGAGCAGCTCGGCGACGACCTCCTGCGCGTCATCGAGGCCACCGCGCCCGGCCCCGTGGTCGTGGTCGGACACTCGATGGGCGGCATGGCCACGATCTCGTTGGCCCAGCACCACCCCCAGCTGTTCGGCGACAAGGTCGTCGGCGTCGCGCTGATCTCGACCACAGCCGGCGGTCTCGACAGCGGCCGCGTCCTCTTCCCGATGCTGCCGCTGCCCCTGGGCCTGGGCGGCCGGGTCATCGGTCGCGCCGTCTCGACGCTCGACCGCGGTCACAAGGTCATCGACTTCCTCCGCAGCCGCGGGCGCGACGTCGCCGAAGTGGTCACCGACGACCTCGCGTTCGGCAAGGACGCTCCGCGCGACCACGTGGAGTTCGTGCTCGACATGCTCGACAGGACGCCTTTCGCGGTGGTCGCAGACTTCTGGCCGGCCTTCGCGAGCCTCGACTCCTTCGACCACCTCGGCGCGCTTGCCCGGGTGCCGACGTCGGTGATCAGCGGCACCGACGACAAGATCGTCCGTCTGAGCCACAGCCGCAAGCTGCACGCACGCATCCACGGGTCGAGCCTGCTCGAGTGCGAGGGCGCCGGCCACATGGTGATCATCGAGCGACCCGACGAGGTCGACGCAGAGCTCGACGACCTGCTCGACGCCGCGGCGCAGCAGATTGCGGGACGCACCGCGTGA
- the alr gene encoding alanine racemase gives MTRPRARISVELVAIRHNVETLARLVAPSALMVVVKADGYGHGMLPVARAAREAGAPWLGVATIDEALQLRREGDTGRLLCWLTVPGEDYDTALRDDVDVTAYALAELAEIAAAAERTGVMARVQLKVDTGLSRGGAPTAIWPDVVEEARRLEIAGLLSITGIWSHFAASDEPDHPANDAQQKVFDEALDIAHDAGLRPEVRHLANSAAAILRPGARYDLVRCGIAAYGLDPAPGRTPDLGLVPAMTVRAQLAMVKPLRAGESVSYGHTWTADRDTTVGLVPIGYGDGIPRHASNRAHVEVAGRLRPVRGRVCMDQFVVDLDGDLPEAGDDVIVFGPGTMSEPTAQDWAEAADTINYEIVTRVGGRMPRVYVDEGGTS, from the coding sequence ATGACCCGCCCGCGTGCCCGCATCAGCGTCGAGCTCGTCGCGATCCGGCACAACGTCGAGACGCTGGCGCGGCTGGTCGCGCCGAGCGCTCTGATGGTGGTGGTCAAGGCCGACGGCTACGGCCACGGCATGCTCCCCGTTGCCCGGGCTGCCCGCGAGGCCGGCGCTCCCTGGCTCGGCGTCGCCACGATCGACGAGGCGTTGCAGCTGCGGCGCGAAGGCGACACCGGCCGGCTCTTGTGCTGGCTGACCGTGCCGGGCGAGGACTACGACACCGCCCTCCGCGACGACGTCGACGTCACGGCGTACGCCCTCGCTGAGCTGGCCGAGATCGCCGCCGCGGCCGAGCGCACAGGTGTCATGGCCCGGGTGCAGCTCAAGGTCGACACGGGTCTTTCGCGCGGCGGCGCCCCGACGGCCATCTGGCCCGACGTCGTCGAGGAGGCCCGCCGCCTCGAGATCGCGGGTCTGCTGAGCATCACCGGCATCTGGTCGCACTTCGCGGCCAGCGACGAGCCCGACCACCCGGCCAACGACGCGCAGCAGAAGGTCTTCGACGAAGCCCTCGACATCGCCCACGACGCAGGCCTGCGTCCCGAGGTCCGCCACCTCGCCAACTCGGCCGCCGCGATCCTGCGCCCCGGAGCCCGCTACGACCTGGTGCGCTGCGGCATCGCGGCGTACGGCCTCGACCCGGCCCCCGGCCGCACCCCCGACCTGGGCCTGGTCCCCGCGATGACGGTGCGGGCCCAACTGGCGATGGTCAAGCCGCTGCGTGCCGGTGAGAGCGTCTCCTACGGACACACCTGGACCGCCGACCGGGACACCACCGTCGGCCTCGTGCCCATCGGGTACGGCGACGGCATCCCGCGCCACGCCAGCAACCGCGCCCACGTCGAGGTCGCCGGCAGGCTCCGCCCCGTGCGCGGCCGGGTCTGCATGGACCAGTTCGTGGTCGACCTCGACGGCGACCTGCCCGAGGCCGGCGACGACGTCATCGTCTTCGGCCCCGGCACGATGAGCGAGCCGACGGCGCAGGACTGGGCCGAGGCCGCGGACACCATCAACTACGAGATCGTCACGCGCGTCGGCGGCCGGATGCCGCGGGTGTACGTCGACGAAGGAGGCACGTCGTGA
- a CDS encoding NAD(P)H-hydrate dehydratase gives MRHAHTVDQIRSAEAALMATLPDGALMARAAAGLAAALVDHLGGTYGRRVLLVVGSGDNGGDALYAGARLARRGAQVSAVMVSDHAHPEGLAALTAAGGRVVDVVPSDLDVVVDAIVGIGGRPGLSQAAHHALEAVAGVPVVAVDVPSGVDVDTGETPGPHVSADLTITFGTHKVAHLVEPAASACGAVHLVDLDLDLPAATVTALQPDDVRRLLPLPAADAHKYTRGVVGVRAGSAAYPGAALLCVSGAASGLVGMVRYVGPDETAARVSATHPEVVGDGRVQAWVVGPGTDFDAAAALQAALADGVPTVVDADALAHVTGPVASPLVLTPHAGELSKMIGVDRDEIEASPLRHVRAAAQQYDAVVLLKGRHTLVAAPDGQVRVTTTGVPWLATAGAGDVLAGLVGALLAAGLDPFDAASVGSWLHGAAATLASGGGPIVAGDVAAALPDVVRLLMT, from the coding sequence ATGCGCCACGCCCACACCGTCGATCAGATCCGGTCCGCCGAGGCCGCGCTGATGGCCACGCTGCCCGACGGAGCCCTGATGGCTCGCGCAGCGGCGGGCCTCGCCGCTGCGCTCGTCGACCATCTCGGCGGCACCTACGGGCGACGCGTGCTGCTGGTGGTGGGCTCGGGCGATAACGGCGGAGATGCGCTGTACGCCGGAGCCCGGCTCGCGCGTCGTGGCGCGCAGGTCAGCGCGGTGATGGTGTCCGACCACGCGCACCCCGAAGGGCTGGCCGCCCTGACGGCAGCGGGGGGACGGGTCGTCGACGTGGTGCCGTCGGACCTCGACGTGGTCGTCGACGCGATCGTCGGCATCGGTGGCCGGCCCGGCCTCAGCCAGGCTGCGCATCATGCTCTCGAGGCGGTGGCGGGCGTCCCGGTCGTCGCCGTCGACGTGCCGTCGGGAGTCGACGTCGACACGGGCGAGACGCCCGGGCCTCATGTCAGCGCCGACCTGACCATCACCTTCGGCACCCACAAGGTCGCCCACCTGGTCGAGCCCGCGGCCTCGGCGTGCGGCGCCGTCCACCTCGTCGATCTCGACCTCGACCTCCCCGCCGCGACGGTCACCGCCCTGCAGCCCGACGACGTACGCCGCCTGCTCCCGCTGCCAGCAGCCGACGCGCACAAGTACACCCGCGGTGTCGTCGGCGTCCGCGCCGGCTCTGCCGCCTACCCCGGCGCCGCCCTGCTCTGTGTCTCGGGTGCGGCCAGCGGACTCGTCGGCATGGTCAGGTACGTCGGCCCCGACGAGACCGCCGCCCGCGTGAGCGCCACGCATCCCGAGGTGGTGGGCGACGGACGCGTGCAGGCCTGGGTGGTCGGTCCGGGCACCGACTTCGACGCAGCGGCTGCACTGCAGGCGGCCCTGGCCGACGGCGTACCCACCGTTGTCGACGCCGACGCGCTTGCCCATGTCACCGGACCGGTCGCCTCGCCGCTCGTGCTCACTCCGCACGCCGGCGAGCTCTCGAAGATGATCGGCGTCGACCGCGACGAGATCGAGGCGTCGCCGCTGCGCCACGTCCGAGCCGCCGCCCAGCAGTACGACGCCGTCGTCCTGCTCAAGGGCCGGCACACGCTCGTCGCGGCACCCGACGGGCAGGTGCGCGTGACCACCACCGGGGTCCCGTGGCTGGCGACGGCCGGGGCCGGTGACGTGCTCGCCGGCCTGGTCGGCGCACTGCTCGCAGCGGGCCTCGATCCGTTCGACGCGGCCTCGGTCGGCTCGTGGCTGCACGGCGCCGCCGCGACCCTGGCCAGTGGTGGCGGCCCGATCGTGGCCGGCGACGTGGCCGCCGCGCTCCCGGACGTCGTGCGCCTGCTGATGACGTGA
- a CDS encoding LysM domain-containing protein, which produces MGFMDNVKGVLKKDAVSTPPPTDEGAAAESVVPVVEDPAPQQQRTHTVKSGEALGDIAQRYGVDYLEIARVNAIDNPDLIFPGQVFKIPHG; this is translated from the coding sequence ATGGGTTTCATGGACAACGTGAAGGGTGTCCTGAAGAAGGACGCCGTCTCCACGCCGCCGCCGACCGACGAGGGTGCCGCTGCCGAGTCGGTCGTGCCCGTCGTCGAGGACCCCGCCCCGCAGCAGCAGCGCACGCACACCGTGAAGTCGGGGGAGGCGCTCGGCGACATCGCCCAGCGCTACGGCGTCGACTACCTGGAGATCGCCCGCGTCAACGCGATCGACAACCCTGACCTGATCTTCCCAGGCCAGGTGTTCAAGATCCCGCACGGCTAG
- a CDS encoding holo-ACP synthase: MAIVGIGIDVVDIERFGVSLDRTAGLRARLFTPDESTRALASLAARFAAKEAIAKALGAPVGLAWHDAEIVSEETGRPRFELRGTVAARATELGVASVHVSLSHDAGIASAVVVLEA, encoded by the coding sequence GTGGCCATCGTCGGGATCGGCATCGACGTCGTGGACATCGAGCGCTTCGGGGTCTCGCTGGACCGCACGGCGGGCCTGCGTGCCCGGCTGTTCACGCCCGACGAGTCGACGCGGGCCCTTGCCTCGCTTGCGGCGCGCTTCGCTGCCAAGGAGGCCATCGCGAAGGCACTCGGCGCACCCGTCGGCCTGGCCTGGCATGACGCCGAGATCGTCTCGGAGGAGACCGGCCGGCCGCGGTTCGAGCTGCGCGGCACTGTCGCCGCCCGTGCCACCGAGCTCGGGGTTGCCTCGGTTCACGTCTCGCTGTCGCACGACGCCGGCATTGCCTCCGCCGTGGTCGTGCTCGAGGCTTGA